One window of the Entelurus aequoreus isolate RoL-2023_Sb linkage group LG18, RoL_Eaeq_v1.1, whole genome shotgun sequence genome contains the following:
- the LOC133633939 gene encoding prostaglandin D2 receptor 2, which produces MSNTTFNSEEGRFCPLLQLMHQHALNNHTSSNWIVVCFHGLISCLGILENALILWVVGFRLHRRTVASVWVLNLAMSDFLATLTLPLFTLYLSSSHSWELGNPLCKIQASIFFLNMFVSAFLLAAISLDRCFLVSKPVWCQNHRSVAGAWRVCLLAWLWAAVNTFPYSLFRSVTETADDRKLCYHNFALYRSSEATLEKDCEVRQTATTVSKLLLAFLIPLAVIAGSYIRIGLSLMNRNRRWTQQSTRLQTSLMGSNHQDGSNPSKTISPKRTTFGRSLSLTPTSSSPLNNHSQLSQSFTKMVTLVITVFALCWAPYHIFCVIEVSALYRRDNLKLVEVGLPLATTFTFLNPVLNPVLYAFSCPHFCVRIRQSLGAVFDGLVEEGGGKLLGPTRSLRAHIRERSRQGVTPASPSSPKSAKTQPDSPPIYPPSDNQYEETQSRQQ; this is translated from the coding sequence ATGTCAAACACCACCTTCAACTCGGAAGAAGGGCGTTTCTGCCCCCTGCTTCAGCTCATGCACCAGCACGCCCTGAACAACCACACCAGCTCCAACTGGATTGTGGTTTGCTTCCACGGCCTGATCTCCTGCCTGGGCATACTGGAAAACGCTTTGATCCTGTGGGTGGTGGGTTTCCGCCTTCATCGCCGTACCGTGGCCTCGGTCTGGGTGCTCAACCTGGCCATGTCCGATTTCCTTGCCACCCTCACACTTCCCCTCTTCACCCTTTACCTGAGCTCCTCTCATAGCTGGGAGCTGGGCAACCCGCTCTGCAAAATACAAGCGTCCATATTTTTCCTGAACATGTTCGTGTCCGCCTTCCTGCTGGCCGCCATTTCACTCGACCGCTGCTTTCTGGTTTCCAAACCAGTGTGGTGCCAGAACCATCGATCTGTGGCGGGAGCGTGGAGGGTGTGCCTGCTAGCTTGGTTATGGGCCGCCGTCAACACATTCCCTTACTCCCTGTTCCGCTCCGTGACCGAGACGGCGGATGACAGGAAACTGTGCTATCACAATTTCGCCTTGTATCGGTCCTCCGAAGCAACGCTGGAGAAAGACTGCGAAGTGCGCCAAACGGCGACGACCGTCTCAAAGCTGCTGCTGGCGTTCCTGATTCCCCTTGCGGTGATCGCTGGAAGCTACATCAGGATCGGTCTCAGCTTGATGAACAGGAACCGCAGGTGGACCCAGCAGAGCACCAGGTTGCAGACGTCATTAATGGGCTCGAATCATCAGGACGGATCAAATCCTTCAAAGACTATTTCTCCAAAGCGGACAACCTTTGGTCGGTCTTTATCTTTGACTCCTACGTCCTCGTCTCCTCTCAACAATCACAGCCAGCTGTCCCAGAGCTTCACTAAGATGGTGACTTTAGTGATCACAGTATTTGCATTGTGTTGGGCTCCCTATCACATCTTCTGTGTGATCGAGGTGTCCGCCCTTTACCGCAGAGACAACCTCAAACTGGTCGAGGTAGGACTGCCCCTCGCCACAACCTTCACCTTTCTGAATCCGGTGTTGAATCCCGTACTGTACGCCTTCAGCTGCCCGCACTTTTGTGTGCGAATACGACAAAGTCTGGGAGCCGTCTTCGATGGACTCGTCGAGGAGGGAGGAGGGAAACTGTTAGGTCCCACGCGAAGTTTACGAGCTCATATTAGAGAAAGGAGCAGACAAGGTGTTACGCCTGCATCCCCGTCGAGTCCGAAATCAGCAAAGACTCAACCTGACTCTCCACCTATCTACCCGCCTTCTGACAACCAGTATGAGGAAACGCAATCAAGACAACAATGA